A genomic segment from Actinoplanes sichuanensis encodes:
- a CDS encoding RCC1 domain-containing protein, producing MLRKTLSMVGALATLATVMLTTAGVAPALAQPPGGPGTQVTAGTYHTCARDGDGRAYCWGDAGAGQTGSESDSGLQLTPAIVATGVPFTQLAAGGYHTCGLAGDGTAYCWGAGAGVSPVAVTAAVPFTQLAAGSSHTCGLGSDGKAYCWGANGQGQLGDGSTSNRSTPVAVDTATTFTQLTAGGFHTCGLAGDGTAHCWGQNVDGRLGDGSTTNRPAPVAVDAAVTFTRLTAGGYHTCGLGSDAKAYCWGNDDQSQLGDDDTTSRPTPVEVAGGAVPGGVTFTQLAAGATFTCGLGSDAQAYCWGFSHAGQVGDGGTTDQPRSVSTPVAVVAGAIPIGVTLTQLSAGSGHVCAVGSDAGIYCWGYGTAGQLGDGGGINQSSPVAVSTLALPPTGVTAVPGGGQVVVSWSAPANLGSGTLTGYTATASPGGQTCVTAGATTCTITGLTNGSAYTVTVTATTTVGTSAASSPSSPVTPSVGPQPPIGVTAVPGGGQVVVSWSAPADLGSGTLTGYTATASPGGRTCLTAGATMCTIAGLTNGTAYTVTVTATTTVGTSAASSPSSPVTPSVGPQSPTGVTAVPGGGQVVVSWSAPTNLGSGTLTGYTATASPGGRTCQAAGATTCTITGLTNGTAYTVAVTATTTVGTSAPSSPSSPVTPSVGPQPPTGVTADPGDRQVVASWTAPADTGSGTLTGYTATASPGGQTCVTVGATTCTIAGLTNGTAYTVTAIATTTVGTSAASSPSAPVTPSAGPKTPIGVTVTAGDRSITVAWDPAEPGTDTPIKYTATATPSGKTCTISSSSIHGGICTIHGLINGTAYTVTLTATNKAGTSPPTEPSKPVTPVDSPPTGRPQPPVVTATQPQNETIAVSWNPGSPGTGTLLGYTATATATRDPCTSTTTPCISTATRPQTATDHTTASAEPTACTTTDSQTCTITGLINGTSYQITVTTHTTTGDSEADSTGPEVITTPDNGILVRGTHFTTTVEATDPAGIGRSYLTGPDGQGRPDSYTTADVPTGKDGNRTVTWIVLDKLGNQTTARRTVTVDNTAPTVAFRKAPANGARVAKPTKITATANDRNGIARVELMVNGRRIAADTRPGYTFTLNPTRYGKKFSVTIRAYDRAGNVRQTSRRNYHR from the coding sequence GTGCTGCGAAAGACCTTGTCGATGGTCGGGGCGCTGGCGACGCTGGCGACGGTGATGCTGACAACGGCCGGTGTGGCGCCGGCCCTGGCTCAACCTCCAGGCGGCCCGGGAACCCAGGTCACCGCCGGGACCTACCACACCTGTGCGCGCGATGGTGACGGCCGGGCCTACTGCTGGGGCGACGCGGGTGCGGGCCAGACCGGCAGCGAAAGCGACTCCGGCCTGCAGTTGACGCCGGCGATCGTGGCCACCGGGGTGCCCTTCACCCAGCTTGCCGCCGGCGGCTACCACACGTGTGGGCTGGCCGGCGACGGCACGGCCTACTGCTGGGGCGCCGGTGCCGGGGTCAGCCCGGTGGCGGTGACCGCCGCCGTGCCCTTCACCCAGCTTGCCGCCGGCAGCAGCCACACATGCGGGTTGGGCAGCGACGGCAAGGCCTACTGCTGGGGCGCCAATGGCCAGGGGCAGCTCGGGGACGGCAGCACGTCGAACCGGTCGACTCCGGTGGCGGTGGACACGGCGACGACCTTCACCCAACTCACCGCCGGTGGTTTCCACACGTGTGGGCTGGCCGGCGACGGCACGGCCCACTGCTGGGGACAGAACGTCGACGGCCGGCTGGGGGATGGCAGCACCACCAACCGGCCGGCTCCGGTGGCGGTCGATGCCGCGGTGACGTTCACCCGACTCACCGCCGGCGGCTACCACACGTGCGGGCTGGGCAGCGACGCCAAGGCCTACTGCTGGGGTAACGATGACCAGAGCCAGCTCGGCGACGATGACACCACCAGCCGGCCCACTCCGGTGGAGGTGGCTGGCGGGGCCGTACCCGGTGGCGTGACCTTCACCCAGCTCGCCGCCGGTGCCACCTTCACGTGCGGGCTCGGCAGTGACGCCCAGGCGTACTGCTGGGGCTTCAGCCACGCCGGTCAGGTGGGCGACGGCGGCACCACGGACCAGCCGCGATCCGTGTCGACTCCGGTGGCGGTGGTCGCCGGGGCGATACCGATCGGGGTCACCCTCACCCAGCTCAGCGCCGGCAGCGGTCATGTCTGCGCGGTGGGCAGCGACGCCGGCATCTACTGCTGGGGCTACGGCACGGCCGGTCAGTTGGGCGACGGCGGCGGCATCAACCAGTCCAGCCCCGTGGCGGTGTCCACGCTCGCACTGCCGCCGACCGGCGTGACGGCCGTACCCGGTGGTGGTCAGGTCGTGGTGTCGTGGTCCGCCCCGGCGAACCTCGGTAGCGGGACGTTGACGGGTTACACGGCGACCGCGTCACCCGGCGGACAGACTTGCGTGACCGCCGGCGCGACCACCTGCACGATCACCGGGTTGACCAACGGCAGCGCCTACACGGTCACCGTGACCGCCACGACGACCGTCGGTACGTCTGCTGCGAGCAGCCCGTCGTCGCCGGTGACTCCCAGTGTGGGCCCGCAGCCGCCGATCGGTGTGACGGCCGTACCCGGTGGTGGTCAGGTCGTGGTGTCGTGGTCCGCACCGGCGGACCTGGGCAGTGGGACGTTGACGGGCTACACCGCGACGGCCTCCCCGGGTGGACGGACGTGCCTGACTGCCGGCGCGACGATGTGCACGATCGCCGGGTTGACCAACGGCACCGCCTACACGGTCACCGTGACCGCCACTACCACGGTCGGCACGTCTGCTGCGAGTAGTCCGTCGTCGCCGGTGACTCCGAGTGTGGGGCCGCAGTCGCCGACCGGTGTGACGGCCGTACCCGGTGGCGGTCAGGTCGTGGTGTCGTGGTCCGCACCGACGAACCTGGGCAGCGGGACGTTGACGGGCTACACGGCCACCGCCTCGCCCGGCGGGCGGACATGTCAGGCCGCCGGCGCGACCACCTGCACGATCACCGGGCTGACCAACGGCACCGCCTACACCGTGGCGGTGACCGCCACCACCACTGTCGGCACGTCTGCTCCGAGCAGCCCGTCGTCGCCGGTGACTCCGAGTGTGGGTCCACAGCCGCCGACCGGCGTCACCGCAGACCCCGGCGACCGGCAGGTCGTGGCGTCGTGGACGGCACCGGCGGACACCGGCAGCGGGACGTTGACGGGTTACACCGCGACCGCGTCGCCCGGCGGACAGACCTGCGTGACCGTCGGCGCGACCACCTGCACGATCGCCGGGTTGACCAACGGCACCGCCTACACCGTCACCGCGATCGCCACGACGACCGTAGGAACGTCTGCTGCGAGCAGCCCATCGGCACCGGTGACCCCCAGCGCCGGCCCGAAGACCCCGATAGGCGTAACCGTCACAGCAGGCGACCGATCGATCACCGTCGCCTGGGACCCCGCCGAACCGGGCACCGACACACCGATCAAGTACACCGCAACGGCCACCCCGAGCGGGAAGACCTGCACGATCAGCAGTAGCAGCATCCACGGCGGCATCTGCACCATCCACGGGCTGATCAACGGAACCGCCTACACCGTCACCCTGACCGCCACGAACAAGGCCGGAACATCACCGCCCACCGAGCCGTCCAAACCGGTCACCCCGGTCGACAGCCCACCGACGGGCCGTCCGCAACCACCTGTCGTCACCGCCACTCAACCCCAGAACGAGACCATCGCCGTGTCCTGGAACCCCGGATCGCCGGGCACCGGAACCCTGCTCGGCTACACCGCCACAGCGACCGCGACCAGGGACCCGTGCACGTCCACCACCACGCCGTGCATCTCCACCGCGACCCGGCCACAGACCGCCACCGACCACACCACGGCGTCGGCGGAGCCGACCGCCTGCACCACCACCGACTCCCAGACCTGCACCATCACCGGCCTGATCAACGGCACCAGCTACCAGATCACCGTCACCACCCACACCACCACGGGCGACTCCGAAGCGGACAGCACCGGGCCCGAGGTCATCACCACACCCGACAACGGCATTCTGGTACGGGGAACGCACTTCACCACGACCGTCGAGGCCACTGATCCGGCCGGTATCGGTCGCTCCTACCTCACCGGCCCGGACGGGCAGGGCCGCCCCGACTCCTACACCACAGCCGACGTGCCGACCGGCAAGGACGGCAACCGAACCGTCACCTGGATCGTGCTCGACAAACTCGGCAACCAGACCACCGCCCGACGCACCGTGACCGTCGACAACACCGCGCCCACCGTCGCGTTCCGCAAAGCCCCCGCGAACGGCGCCAGAGTAGCCAAACCCACCAAGATCACCGCAACGGCGAACGACCGCAACGGCATCGCCCGAGTCGAACTGATGGTCAACGGCCGACGGATCGCCGCCGACACCCGGCCCGGCTACACCTTCACCCTCAACCCGACCAGGTACGGCAAGAAGTTCTCCGTGACGATCCGCGCCTACGACCGCGCCGGCAACGTCCGGCAAACCAGCCGGCGCAATTACCACCGCTGA
- a CDS encoding MerR family transcriptional regulator, protein MRIGELARRAGVSIKAVRYYEQLGLIMPQRRQNGYRDYDDSHLRAVMEIRELTDSGISPGKAGPFIECLETGHEHSDECPASLATLRHSITELDRIITSLSARRDLLVRKLEAGAVRSFEGKSIPMTDFTTLPDDLPVPSDDGAADHLPGTAMPDLTLATSDGQQVNLGKLGQGRTIIYLYPLSGRPGVDLPEGWDAIPGARGCSTEACDFRDHHQELHEAGADRVFGMSSQHPDYQAELVERLRLPFAMLSDPDFGLADALRLPAFAAPGHERLYSRLTLVVRDGVIEHVFYPIFPPNTHAQQVLDWLHTHPASRSGSVPVALKLGNRSESSQ, encoded by the coding sequence ATGCGAATCGGTGAGCTCGCGCGGCGTGCCGGGGTGTCGATCAAGGCGGTGCGCTACTACGAGCAGCTTGGGTTGATCATGCCGCAGCGTCGGCAGAACGGGTACCGCGATTACGACGACAGTCACTTACGGGCGGTCATGGAGATCCGTGAGCTGACGGATAGCGGTATCAGCCCGGGTAAAGCGGGCCCGTTCATCGAGTGCCTCGAGACCGGCCATGAGCACAGCGACGAGTGCCCGGCCTCGCTGGCAACGCTGCGTCACAGCATTACCGAACTCGACCGCATCATCACCTCCTTGTCCGCCCGCCGTGACCTGCTCGTCCGCAAGCTGGAGGCAGGCGCGGTCCGATCGTTCGAGGGAAAGAGCATTCCAATGACCGACTTCACCACGCTGCCGGACGACTTGCCGGTGCCCAGCGACGATGGTGCAGCCGACCACCTGCCCGGCACCGCCATGCCCGACCTGACACTGGCCACCAGCGATGGGCAGCAGGTCAACCTCGGCAAGCTGGGCCAGGGGCGAACGATCATCTACCTTTACCCGCTGTCGGGTCGGCCCGGCGTTGATCTGCCGGAGGGCTGGGACGCGATTCCCGGCGCCCGGGGCTGCTCCACCGAGGCATGCGACTTCCGTGACCACCACCAGGAGCTGCACGAGGCGGGCGCGGACCGGGTCTTCGGCATGTCCAGCCAACACCCCGACTACCAGGCTGAGCTGGTGGAACGGTTGCGGCTGCCGTTCGCGATGCTCTCGGATCCGGACTTCGGCCTCGCGGATGCTCTGCGGCTGCCGGCCTTCGCCGCGCCGGGCCACGAACGGCTCTACTCACGTCTGACCCTCGTGGTCCGTGACGGCGTGATCGAGCACGTGTTCTATCCGATCTTCCCGCCGAACACCCACGCCCAGCAGGTCCTCGACTGGCTGCACACGCATCCGGCTTCCCGATCGGGATCCGTTCCAGTGGCGCTCAAACTCGGCAACAGATCCGAGTCCAGCCAGTAG